One segment of Streptomyces bathyalis DNA contains the following:
- a CDS encoding S8 family peptidase, with protein sequence MDSQHSRRWRRLAMPLGLVLTASLGLAGAAVASGQDAPASTKKDGEKLSYVVNTEADAGTVKRVKKEISKADGKVVTAYGKIGVIVAHSSNAKFAETMRSVKGVETAGATRTAPLESASTTDVGKPQFLKVPKSATGSEAKAKALAEDKEPLESLQWDKRAIRADKASKIDQGSKNVTVGVIDTGVDDTHPDLSANFSAKQSANCVGGKADTTKGAWRPYDPANDYHGTHVAGIVAAPRNGVGVAGAAPGVKVASLKVSEPETSLFFSEAVVCAMVFAADHGIEITNNSYYTDPWLYNCSDDPDQKAITDAVSRAVKYATNKGVTHVSSAGNSSHDLAATEIKDDTSPDDSKPVERTVNPAECPDIPSMLPGVTSVSSTGAEDGKSYFSNYGLNQVDLSAPGGDRRYQTPEEPAKDGGVLSTMPEGDYAYLQGTSMAGPQVAGVAALIKSNHPDASPKDVAWMLKAQAKSVTCPESYDPDGKGTYEAKCTGLKGNNSFYGHGIVDALAAVKK encoded by the coding sequence ATGGATTCGCAACATTCCAGGCGGTGGCGAAGACTCGCGATGCCGCTGGGACTGGTTCTGACTGCTTCGCTGGGGCTGGCGGGAGCCGCCGTGGCAAGCGGACAGGACGCGCCCGCATCCACGAAGAAGGACGGCGAGAAACTGAGCTACGTCGTCAACACGGAGGCGGACGCCGGCACGGTGAAGCGTGTCAAGAAGGAGATATCGAAGGCGGACGGCAAGGTCGTCACCGCGTACGGGAAGATAGGCGTCATCGTCGCGCACTCGTCGAACGCGAAGTTCGCGGAGACCATGCGCTCGGTGAAGGGCGTGGAGACGGCAGGCGCGACCCGCACTGCTCCTCTCGAGAGCGCCTCCACCACAGACGTGGGGAAGCCGCAGTTTCTGAAGGTGCCGAAGTCGGCGACCGGGTCCGAGGCGAAGGCAAAGGCCCTGGCCGAGGACAAGGAGCCCCTTGAGTCCCTGCAGTGGGACAAGCGGGCCATCAGGGCGGACAAAGCCAGCAAGATCGACCAGGGCAGCAAGAACGTCACCGTCGGTGTGATCGACACCGGTGTGGACGACACGCACCCCGACCTCTCGGCCAACTTCTCGGCCAAGCAGTCGGCCAACTGCGTGGGCGGGAAGGCCGACACCACGAAGGGTGCCTGGCGTCCCTACGACCCGGCGAACGACTACCACGGCACGCACGTGGCGGGCATCGTCGCCGCCCCGCGCAACGGGGTCGGCGTCGCCGGCGCCGCGCCGGGTGTGAAGGTCGCCTCGCTGAAGGTCTCCGAGCCCGAGACCTCGCTCTTCTTCAGCGAAGCAGTGGTCTGCGCGATGGTCTTCGCCGCCGACCACGGCATCGAGATCACCAACAACAGCTATTACACGGACCCCTGGCTCTACAACTGCTCCGACGACCCGGACCAGAAGGCGATCACCGACGCCGTGAGCAGGGCCGTGAAGTACGCGACGAACAAGGGCGTCACCCACGTCTCGTCCGCGGGCAACTCCTCGCACGACCTGGCCGCGACCGAGATCAAGGACGACACCAGCCCTGACGACTCCAAGCCCGTGGAGCGCACGGTCAACCCGGCGGAGTGCCCGGACATCCCGAGCATGCTGCCCGGAGTGACCTCGGTCTCCTCCACCGGTGCCGAGGACGGGAAGTCCTACTTCTCCAACTACGGCCTCAACCAGGTCGATCTCTCAGCGCCCGGTGGCGACCGCCGCTACCAGACGCCTGAGGAGCCGGCCAAGGACGGTGGCGTGCTCTCGACGATGCCCGAGGGCGACTACGCCTACCTGCAGGGCACTTCGATGGCCGGACCGCAGGTCGCCGGTGTCGCTGCGCTCATCAAGAGCAACCACCCCGACGCCAGCCCGAAGGATGTCGCCTGGATGCTGAAGGCGCAGGCCAAGAGCGTGACCTGCCCCGAGTCCTACGACCCCGACGGCAAGGGCACGTACGAGGCCAAGTGCACCGGCCTCAAGGGCAACAACAGCTTCTACGGCCACGGAATCGTGGACGCACTCGCGGCCGTCAAGAAGTAG
- a CDS encoding SGM_5486 family transporter-associated protein has product MPVLEPHPENGQKKLLLILALIFGIMILIGIVASIAAP; this is encoded by the coding sequence ATGCCAGTGCTCGAACCCCATCCGGAGAACGGACAGAAGAAGCTGCTCCTGATTCTCGCCCTGATCTTCGGAATCATGATCCTCATCGGGATCGTCGCCTCCATCGCGGCACCCTGA
- a CDS encoding solute symporter family protein produces the protein MSLTHSLASSPGQLQLAAEGASQHRTLIVTLFTVFVLLTLGVTVWAGRKTKDATDFYAGGREFSGFQNGLAISGDYMSAASFLGIAGAIALSGYDGFLYSIGFLVAWLVALVLVAEPLRNSGRYTMGDVLAFRMRQRPVRTAAGISTIIVSIFYLLAQMVGAGALVALLLGISGDAGKNLIVVLVGVVMILYVTIGGMKGTTWVQMIKAVLLIAGTLIVTVLVFHKFNYNLSSLLGAAAENSGKGAAFLEPGLKYGVSATSKIDFISLGLALVLGTAGLPHILIRFYTVPTANAARKSVNWAIGIIGVFYLMTIALGFGAAALLSQKTITGSDPAGNTAAPLLAQEIGGGADSTGGAILLAMISAVAFATILAVVAGLTLASSSSFAHDLYANVIRKGQATEKEEVSAARISSVIIGGVAIGLGIFAGGLNVAGLVALAFAVAASANLPTILYSLFWKRFTTQGALWSIYGGLISSVVLVFFSPVVTSMPTSMFPEADFAYFPLSNPGLISIPLGFLLGWLGSVISKEDSAVEKHAELEVRSLTGHGAL, from the coding sequence ATGAGCCTCACGCACTCGCTGGCCTCGTCACCGGGGCAGCTGCAGCTCGCGGCCGAGGGCGCAAGCCAGCACCGCACTCTGATCGTCACACTGTTCACCGTCTTTGTCCTGCTCACGCTGGGTGTGACGGTCTGGGCCGGCCGCAAGACGAAGGACGCCACGGACTTCTACGCCGGCGGCCGCGAGTTCAGCGGTTTCCAGAACGGTCTGGCGATCTCCGGCGACTACATGTCGGCCGCCTCGTTCCTCGGTATCGCCGGCGCGATCGCGCTGTCCGGATACGACGGCTTCCTCTACTCCATCGGCTTCCTGGTCGCGTGGCTGGTCGCTCTGGTGCTCGTCGCCGAGCCCCTGCGCAACTCCGGCCGGTACACGATGGGCGACGTCCTGGCCTTCCGGATGCGGCAGCGCCCCGTCCGTACGGCGGCGGGCATCTCCACGATCATCGTCTCGATCTTCTACCTGCTGGCGCAGATGGTCGGCGCTGGCGCGCTCGTCGCCCTGCTGCTGGGCATCTCCGGTGATGCGGGCAAGAACCTGATCGTGGTCCTCGTCGGTGTCGTCATGATCCTTTACGTGACGATCGGAGGCATGAAGGGCACCACCTGGGTGCAGATGATCAAGGCCGTGCTGCTCATCGCGGGCACGCTCATCGTCACCGTGCTGGTGTTCCACAAGTTCAACTACAACCTCTCCAGCCTGCTGGGCGCCGCCGCCGAGAACAGCGGCAAGGGCGCCGCGTTCCTGGAGCCGGGCCTGAAGTACGGGGTGAGCGCCACCTCGAAGATCGACTTCATCTCGCTGGGGCTCGCGCTTGTCCTGGGCACCGCCGGGCTGCCGCACATCCTGATCCGCTTCTACACCGTCCCGACGGCCAATGCGGCCCGTAAGTCCGTGAACTGGGCGATCGGCATCATCGGGGTCTTTTACCTGATGACCATCGCGCTCGGCTTCGGTGCTGCCGCGCTGCTCTCCCAGAAGACGATCACCGGATCGGACCCGGCGGGCAACACCGCTGCACCGCTGCTCGCCCAGGAGATCGGCGGCGGCGCCGACTCGACCGGAGGGGCGATCCTTCTCGCGATGATCTCGGCTGTCGCCTTCGCGACGATCCTCGCGGTGGTCGCGGGACTCACGCTCGCGTCGTCCTCGTCCTTCGCGCACGACCTGTACGCGAACGTGATCCGGAAGGGGCAGGCGACCGAGAAGGAGGAGGTCAGCGCGGCCCGCATCTCGTCGGTGATCATCGGAGGCGTGGCCATCGGCCTCGGCATCTTCGCCGGCGGTCTGAACGTGGCCGGACTCGTCGCCCTCGCCTTCGCGGTTGCGGCGTCCGCCAACCTTCCGACGATCCTCTACAGCCTCTTCTGGAAGCGGTTCACCACCCAGGGCGCGCTGTGGTCGATCTACGGCGGGCTCATCTCCTCGGTCGTGCTGGTGTTCTTCTCGCCCGTTGTCACCAGCATGCCGACCTCGATGTTCCCCGAAGCAGACTTCGCCTACTTCCCGCTGTCCAACCCGGGGTTGATCTCGATCCCGCTCGGCTTCCTGCTGGGCTGGCTCGGCTCGGTCATCTCCAAGGAGGACAGCGCGGTGGAGAAGCACGCGGAACTGGAGGTGCGCTCCCTGACGGGCCACGGCGCACTCTGA
- a CDS encoding DUF485 domain-containing protein, translating into MQVQQSAEFGELRSAFRSFAFPLTLGFVAWYLLYVLLSNYAGGFMATKVVGTINVAFVLGLAQFLTTFLIAWWYSRHAAAKLDPKGKAIKNRLDGEA; encoded by the coding sequence ATGCAGGTGCAGCAGAGCGCGGAGTTCGGAGAGCTGCGCAGCGCTTTCCGGTCATTCGCGTTTCCCCTCACTCTGGGCTTCGTCGCCTGGTACCTGCTGTACGTGCTGCTGTCGAACTACGCCGGCGGGTTCATGGCGACCAAGGTCGTCGGCACGATCAACGTCGCCTTCGTCCTGGGGCTCGCCCAGTTCCTGACCACCTTCCTCATCGCCTGGTGGTACTCCCGTCACGCCGCGGCCAAGCTCGACCCGAAGGGCAAGGCCATCAAGAACCGTCTGGACGGTGAAGCATGA
- the fabI gene encoding enoyl-ACP reductase FabI, with the protein MSGILAGKRILVTGVLTDGSIAFHAAKVAQEEGAEVVLTGYGRMSLVQRIAKRLPKEAPVIELDVTDQEHLDSLAERVTEHVDGLDGIVHSIAFGPQGAFNFLEASWEDVGTAVHVSAYSLKSLTTACLPLMPRGGSVVGLTFDAQIAWPKYDWMGVAKAALESTNRYLARDLGARNVRCNLVSAGPLKSMAAKSIPGFEELADVWNHRAPIGWDLTDPDPAGRGVVGLLSDFFPKTTGEIVHVDGGVHMMGA; encoded by the coding sequence ATGAGCGGAATCCTCGCAGGCAAGCGCATCCTCGTCACCGGAGTACTGACCGACGGGTCGATCGCCTTCCACGCGGCGAAGGTCGCACAGGAGGAGGGCGCGGAGGTCGTGCTCACCGGTTACGGCCGGATGTCCCTGGTGCAGCGGATCGCCAAGCGCCTCCCGAAGGAGGCGCCGGTCATCGAGCTGGACGTGACCGACCAGGAGCACCTGGACTCACTCGCGGAGAGGGTGACCGAACACGTCGACGGGCTCGACGGGATCGTCCACTCCATCGCCTTCGGCCCGCAGGGGGCGTTCAACTTCCTCGAGGCGAGCTGGGAGGACGTCGGCACGGCCGTCCACGTCTCCGCCTACTCGCTCAAGTCCCTTACGACGGCCTGTCTTCCGCTGATGCCGCGGGGCGGTTCGGTCGTGGGTCTGACCTTCGACGCGCAGATCGCATGGCCGAAGTACGACTGGATGGGCGTGGCCAAGGCGGCCCTCGAGTCCACCAACCGCTATCTGGCCCGCGACTTGGGCGCGCGGAACGTGCGCTGCAACCTCGTCTCCGCGGGCCCACTCAAGTCGATGGCGGCCAAGTCCATCCCGGGCTTCGAGGAGTTGGCGGACGTCTGGAACCACCGGGCCCCGATCGGCTGGGACTTGACCGACCCCGACCCGGCGGGCCGCGGCGTCGTCGGCCTGCTCTCGGACTTCTTCCCGAAGACGACGGGCGAGATCGTGCACGTCGACGGCGGCGTTCACATGATGGGTGCCTGA
- a CDS encoding DUF3099 domain-containing protein, with protein sequence MRKQRGAEVFQITGARRSLDDDVRGRQRRYVISMLIRTASVLLTVVLWNVQRPLAVVTLVVGALLPYVAVVIANAGRENASSMPSAFVPTHTRPALPSSDSVPEARREAADGPSGDRS encoded by the coding sequence ATGCGGAAGCAGCGCGGAGCCGAGGTCTTCCAGATCACCGGAGCCCGTCGGTCGCTCGACGACGATGTGCGCGGCAGGCAGCGGCGCTATGTGATCTCGATGCTGATCCGGACGGCGTCGGTGCTGCTGACCGTCGTCCTGTGGAACGTTCAGCGCCCGTTGGCCGTTGTGACGCTCGTGGTGGGCGCCTTGCTGCCGTACGTGGCCGTGGTGATCGCCAACGCGGGCCGGGAGAACGCTTCTTCGATGCCGTCGGCCTTCGTGCCCACGCACACGCGGCCCGCGCTCCCGTCGTCCGACTCGGTACCGGAAGCCCGCCGCGAGGCGGCCGACGGACCGTCCGGCGACCGGAGTTGA
- a CDS encoding FadR/GntR family transcriptional regulator, which translates to MTLSSPQRSALADQVIAALRTQITSGEWPVGTRIPTEPELVEELGVARNTVREAVRALAHNGLLDIRQGSGTYVVATSELAGVMHRRFADADPRHVAEMRAALETSGARLAALRRTEQDMAQLDALLERRETAWESGDAERFVEADASLHLGVLNSSHNDVLTALYADLGEVMRDFLRLDIGEELHPESHMDHARLIEAIRAGDEEGAAREAASHTQEWRCGSRNSGDPQGTKARRSTKGRGRTGSPPRHS; encoded by the coding sequence ATGACCCTGTCCTCACCGCAGCGTTCCGCCCTCGCCGACCAGGTGATCGCGGCGCTGCGCACGCAGATCACCTCGGGAGAGTGGCCGGTTGGCACCCGGATCCCCACGGAGCCCGAGCTGGTGGAGGAGCTGGGGGTGGCTCGCAACACCGTCCGTGAAGCGGTACGCGCACTCGCGCACAACGGGCTGCTGGACATCCGGCAGGGCTCAGGGACGTACGTCGTCGCGACGAGCGAGCTGGCCGGGGTCATGCACCGCCGCTTCGCCGACGCCGATCCGCGCCATGTCGCGGAGATGCGGGCCGCGTTGGAGACCTCGGGGGCACGGCTGGCGGCGCTGCGGCGCACCGAGCAGGACATGGCGCAGCTGGACGCGCTGCTGGAGCGGCGCGAGACGGCATGGGAATCAGGCGACGCGGAGCGCTTCGTCGAGGCCGACGCCTCGCTGCACCTGGGCGTGCTCAACTCCTCGCACAACGACGTGCTGACGGCGCTCTACGCGGACCTCGGCGAAGTGATGCGCGACTTCCTCCGCCTCGACATCGGTGAGGAGCTGCATCCCGAGTCGCACATGGACCATGCCCGTCTGATCGAGGCGATCCGCGCGGGCGACGAGGAGGGGGCGGCCCGGGAGGCCGCCTCCCACACGCAGGAATGGCGCTGCGGTTCGCGGAATTCGGGCGACCCGCAAGGCACGAAGGCCAGGCGGAGCACGAAGGGCCGGGGAAGGACGGGGAGTCCGCCCCGGCACTCCTGA
- a CDS encoding GlsB/YeaQ/YmgE family stress response membrane protein yields MNWLWAIIVGLVLGVLARAIIPGRQRIPLWLTVIFGLLGGVLGNAIASWAGVGVTSGFDWIRHGLQLGGAVLLVAIGSPLWQNIRGRGRGQRARM; encoded by the coding sequence ATGAACTGGTTGTGGGCGATCATCGTCGGGCTGGTGCTGGGTGTGCTCGCCCGGGCGATCATCCCGGGCAGACAGCGCATCCCCCTCTGGCTGACCGTGATCTTCGGCCTTCTGGGAGGCGTCCTCGGCAACGCGATCGCCTCATGGGCGGGTGTGGGCGTCACCAGTGGCTTCGACTGGATCCGCCACGGCCTCCAACTCGGCGGCGCCGTACTGCTGGTGGCGATCGGCTCACCGCTGTGGCAGAACATCAGAGGGAGGGGCAGGGGCCAGCGGGCACGCATGTGA
- a CDS encoding CynX/NimT family MFS transporter yields the protein MVMTEDGLNHADGKAKAGASPASSRGTGRPGLPGTAAASAPRWAVRVVAVGLVLAALNLRPAISALGPLLKEVRSDLGMSGTVAGLLTSVPALCFAVFGSLAPRLARRRGPVPVVLAGMVAITAGLALRPLAGGTVAFLAASALALAGIAVSNVLMPVVVKRWFPTRIGAMTGLYSMGLALGTACAAAVTVPMTEALGGSWRAGLGAWALLGVLAALPWLVVLKDPVSRRAEPAADADPGADEDGPAGAESSSPRPARESARIRVGTSPTAWALGIFFGLQATAAYIIMGWLPQIFRDAGVSASSAGLMLAVTMGMGVPLAFVVPRLATRMRHQGPLVVALGLCGLTGYAGLWLAPAGGAWLWALLLGIANCAFPVALTMISLRSRSSAGVVKLSAFAQSTGYLLSIPGPLLVGALHDAFGGWHAPLLLMTGLLLAQTVTGVLAGRDRVIEDGR from the coding sequence ATGGTAATGACGGAAGACGGACTGAACCACGCCGACGGAAAGGCGAAGGCCGGGGCATCCCCGGCTTCTTCACGCGGCACTGGCCGCCCAGGACTCCCGGGCACGGCGGCCGCGAGCGCGCCGCGCTGGGCGGTGCGCGTGGTCGCCGTGGGTCTCGTCCTTGCCGCTCTCAATCTCCGTCCCGCCATATCCGCCCTCGGCCCGCTGCTGAAGGAAGTGCGCAGCGACCTGGGCATGAGCGGCACCGTGGCGGGGCTGCTGACGTCCGTGCCCGCGCTGTGCTTCGCCGTCTTCGGCAGCCTCGCGCCCCGCCTCGCCCGGCGCCGTGGCCCCGTCCCGGTCGTGCTCGCCGGCATGGTGGCGATCACCGCGGGGCTGGCGCTGCGGCCGCTGGCCGGCGGCACGGTGGCCTTCCTCGCGGCGAGCGCTCTCGCCCTCGCCGGCATCGCGGTGAGCAACGTGCTGATGCCTGTCGTCGTCAAGCGCTGGTTCCCCACCCGCATCGGTGCGATGACCGGCCTGTACTCGATGGGCCTGGCGCTCGGCACGGCCTGCGCGGCGGCCGTCACGGTGCCCATGACCGAGGCGCTGGGCGGCAGTTGGCGCGCCGGGCTCGGTGCGTGGGCGCTGCTCGGGGTACTCGCTGCCCTGCCGTGGCTGGTGGTGCTCAAGGACCCGGTCAGCCGGCGGGCGGAGCCGGCCGCGGACGCTGATCCCGGGGCCGACGAGGACGGTCCGGCGGGAGCGGAGTCCTCGTCACCGCGTCCCGCGCGCGAGAGCGCACGCATCCGCGTGGGCACTTCGCCCACCGCCTGGGCGCTCGGAATCTTCTTCGGGCTCCAGGCGACCGCCGCGTACATCATCATGGGCTGGCTGCCGCAGATCTTCCGTGACGCGGGCGTCTCCGCCTCGTCCGCGGGCCTGATGCTCGCCGTCACGATGGGCATGGGCGTACCGCTCGCCTTCGTGGTCCCGCGCCTGGCGACCCGCATGCGGCACCAGGGCCCGCTCGTGGTGGCCCTCGGCCTGTGCGGTCTCACCGGGTACGCGGGGCTGTGGCTCGCTCCTGCCGGGGGCGCCTGGCTGTGGGCGCTGCTGCTGGGGATCGCCAACTGCGCCTTCCCCGTTGCGCTTACGATGATCAGCCTCCGGTCGCGCTCCAGCGCCGGCGTGGTCAAGCTCTCCGCCTTCGCGCAGAGCACGGGATACCTGCTCTCGATCCCGGGCCCGCTGCTCGTCGGGGCACTCCACGACGCCTTCGGCGGCTGGCACGCACCGCTGCTGCTGATGACCGGGCTGCTGCTCGCGCAGACGGTGACTGGCGTACTGGCGGGACGGGACCGCGTGATCGAGGACGGCCGGTAG
- the fabG gene encoding 3-oxoacyl-[acyl-carrier-protein] reductase — protein MSRSVLVTGGNRGIGLAIARAFADAGDDVAVTYRTGEPPKELTDLGCLAVRCDITDPEQVEGAYKEIEEKQGPVEVLVANAGVTRDQLLLRMSEKDFSTVLETNLTGTFRVVKRATKRMLRARTGRIVLISSVVGLLGSAGQANYAASKAGLIGFARSIARELGSRNITCNVIAPGFVDTDMTKALSDEQRANIVEQVPLGRYAQPEEVAASVRFLASDEAAYITGAVIPVDGGLGMGH, from the coding sequence TTGAGCCGCTCCGTACTGGTCACGGGAGGCAACCGCGGCATCGGCCTCGCCATAGCGCGGGCCTTCGCCGACGCGGGGGACGACGTCGCAGTCACCTACCGTACGGGCGAACCCCCGAAGGAGCTCACGGACCTCGGCTGCCTCGCGGTCAGGTGCGACATCACCGATCCCGAACAGGTGGAGGGGGCCTACAAGGAGATCGAGGAGAAGCAGGGCCCGGTGGAGGTGCTCGTCGCCAACGCCGGTGTCACCCGCGACCAGTTGCTGCTGCGGATGTCCGAAAAGGACTTCAGCACCGTGCTGGAGACCAACCTCACCGGCACCTTCCGCGTGGTCAAGCGGGCGACCAAGCGGATGCTGCGGGCCCGCACCGGCCGCATCGTGCTGATCTCCTCCGTCGTCGGGCTGCTCGGCTCTGCGGGGCAGGCCAACTACGCCGCCTCCAAGGCCGGTCTCATCGGGTTCGCCCGGTCGATCGCCCGTGAGCTGGGCTCCCGTAACATCACGTGCAATGTGATCGCGCCGGGCTTCGTCGACACCGACATGACGAAGGCACTCAGCGACGAGCAGCGCGCGAACATCGTCGAGCAGGTCCCGCTGGGGCGCTACGCCCAGCCGGAGGAGGTCGCCGCCTCCGTCCGTTTCCTCGCCTCCGACGAGGCCGCGTACATCACCGGAGCCGTCATTCCTGTCGACGGCGGATTGGGCATGGGGCACTGA
- the moaA gene encoding GTP 3',8-cyclase MoaA encodes MLLDTYGRVATDLRVSLTDRCNLRCTYCMPEEGLQWLAKPELLTDDEIVRLVRIAVDELGVEEVRFTGGEPLLRPGLTGIVERCAALPRRPKLSLTTNGIGLERTAVALRDAGLDRVNVSLDTLDPEVFQRMTRRKRHADVLRGLAAARDAGLTPVKVNSVLMPGLNDGEAPELLAWAMEHGYELRFIEQMPLDAQHGWQRDGMITAGDILESLNSRFSLTPEGQDERGSAPAERWIVDGGPHRVGVIASVTRPFCRACDRTRLTADGQVRTCLFATEESDLRGALRSGAEDGEVAARWRQAMWGKKAGAGIDDPSFVQPDRPMSAIGG; translated from the coding sequence ATGCTGCTCGACACATACGGCCGGGTCGCCACCGACTTGCGCGTTTCGCTGACTGACCGTTGCAATCTGCGCTGCACGTACTGCATGCCCGAGGAAGGCCTGCAGTGGCTGGCCAAACCGGAGTTGCTCACGGACGACGAGATCGTCCGCCTCGTGCGCATCGCCGTCGACGAACTCGGCGTCGAGGAAGTCCGGTTCACCGGAGGCGAGCCGCTGCTCCGGCCGGGTCTCACCGGCATCGTCGAGCGCTGCGCGGCCCTGCCGCGCCGTCCGAAGCTCTCACTCACCACGAACGGGATCGGTCTCGAACGTACGGCGGTCGCGCTGCGCGACGCCGGCCTCGACCGGGTCAACGTCTCGCTGGACACCCTCGATCCGGAGGTCTTCCAGCGGATGACCCGCCGCAAGCGGCACGCGGATGTGCTGCGCGGTCTTGCCGCGGCGCGAGACGCGGGCCTGACTCCGGTGAAGGTCAACTCCGTTCTGATGCCTGGTCTCAACGACGGTGAGGCGCCCGAACTTCTCGCCTGGGCCATGGAACACGGCTACGAGCTCCGCTTCATCGAGCAGATGCCGCTCGACGCCCAGCACGGCTGGCAGCGCGACGGCATGATCACCGCCGGGGACATCCTGGAGTCGCTCAACTCCCGCTTCAGCCTCACCCCCGAAGGTCAGGACGAGCGGGGATCCGCTCCCGCCGAGCGGTGGATCGTCGACGGCGGCCCGCACCGCGTCGGTGTCATCGCCTCGGTCACCCGGCCCTTCTGCCGCGCCTGCGACCGTACGCGCCTGACGGCCGACGGCCAGGTGCGCACCTGCCTGTTCGCCACGGAGGAGTCCGATCTGCGCGGCGCGCTGCGCTCCGGCGCGGAGGACGGGGAGGTCGCCGCGCGCTGGCGGCAGGCAATGTGGGGCAAGAAGGCGGGCGCCGGCATCGACGACCCGTCCTTCGTGCAGCCCGACCGTCCGATGTCAGCCATCGGCGGCTGA
- the tyrS gene encoding tyrosine--tRNA ligase, whose translation MTRLGDSVQRASRLLAQDLSSDTIVEQLLAETGSRRYLDLSDLPAKEQAALIGARAVEVLPSVEKLAEAIETKQAQGKGLHVKLGIDPTAADVHLGHAVQMIVLSRFQRMGHDVTLIIGDFTAKIGDPSGRTAERPALTDEDIAKNLSGYQEQVRPFFDFENVSFRNNSHWLGEIGFAQLITLLAQVPASALLQREDFRNRLAQGSGLTMSELIYPVAMALDSVELDCDIELGGVDQLLNMQMGRRLMELHAQRPQMIAAMPLIEGTDGSGAKMSKSKENYIGLTAGGDDVFGKIMSIPDRLMVPYLRAWTEWTDAEIDQVVARIEAKSLHPMDLKKVLAGEVVGALHGPEAAQAARAHFTAQFSKKSFADVETLPTVDAKEHGGEGIAAILTRVLEFTPSASAARRIAKQNGLRLVVAAEAGGEQQAIVLPEADALRPLAEVVPEKLAEAGVSGTVYLKAGRRIAQIEGL comes from the coding sequence GTGACACGCCTCGGCGACTCCGTACAGCGCGCCAGCCGGCTGCTGGCCCAGGACCTCTCCTCCGACACCATCGTCGAGCAGCTGCTCGCCGAGACGGGGTCGCGCCGCTATCTGGATCTGAGCGATCTTCCGGCGAAGGAGCAGGCCGCGCTGATCGGTGCGCGCGCGGTCGAGGTGCTTCCGTCGGTGGAGAAGCTCGCGGAGGCGATCGAGACCAAGCAGGCGCAGGGCAAGGGCCTGCACGTGAAGCTGGGCATCGACCCGACCGCCGCCGACGTGCACCTCGGCCACGCGGTGCAGATGATCGTTCTGAGCCGGTTCCAGCGGATGGGACACGATGTCACGCTGATCATCGGTGACTTCACGGCGAAGATCGGCGATCCGTCGGGGCGTACGGCCGAGCGTCCGGCGCTGACCGACGAGGACATCGCGAAGAACCTCTCGGGTTACCAGGAGCAGGTCCGGCCGTTCTTCGACTTCGAGAACGTCAGCTTCCGCAACAACAGCCACTGGCTGGGCGAGATCGGGTTCGCGCAGCTGATCACCCTGCTCGCGCAGGTGCCCGCCTCGGCGCTGCTCCAGCGCGAGGACTTCCGCAACCGGCTCGCACAGGGCTCCGGCCTGACGATGTCCGAGCTGATCTACCCCGTGGCGATGGCCCTGGACTCCGTCGAGCTGGACTGCGACATCGAACTGGGCGGCGTCGACCAGCTGTTGAACATGCAGATGGGACGGCGGCTGATGGAACTGCACGCGCAGCGCCCCCAGATGATCGCCGCGATGCCGCTCATCGAGGGCACGGACGGCTCGGGCGCCAAGATGTCGAAGTCCAAGGAGAACTACATCGGCCTGACCGCCGGCGGGGACGATGTGTTCGGCAAGATCATGTCGATCCCGGACCGGCTGATGGTGCCGTACCTGCGTGCCTGGACGGAGTGGACGGACGCCGAGATCGACCAGGTGGTCGCCCGTATCGAGGCCAAGTCGCTGCACCCGATGGACCTGAAGAAGGTGTTGGCGGGTGAGGTGGTCGGCGCGCTCCACGGGCCGGAGGCGGCGCAGGCCGCCCGGGCGCACTTCACGGCGCAGTTCTCGAAGAAGTCGTTCGCGGACGTGGAGACGCTGCCGACCGTGGACGCCAAGGAGCACGGCGGCGAGGGCATCGCGGCAATCCTCACCCGGGTGCTGGAGTTCACCCCCAGCGCCTCGGCCGCGCGGCGCATCGCCAAGCAGAACGGGCTGCGGCTCGTCGTCGCGGCGGAGGCGGGCGGCGAGCAGCAGGCCATCGTGCTGCCCGAGGCCGACGCCCTGCGTCCCCTCGCCGAGGTGGTGCCCGAGAAGCTGGCCGAGGCCGGCGTGAGCGGGACGGTCTACCTCAAGGCCGGCCGGAGGATCGCCCAGATCGAAGGCCTCTGA